From the Candidatus Omnitrophota bacterium genome, the window AGACCGGGGAAGGTCTTGAGGCGCTCCTGGCCCTCATGGAATTGACGCTTGACAACGCTTCCGAGATCGCCTAAACTTAGGTTTAGCACTCGATACTTCAGAGTGCTAATCCAAGGAATCCAATGTCCGTAACTGACTTTGACGAAAGGAGAAAGAGAATCCTTGAGCTCATCATCGAGGCGTATGTGTCAACCGCCTCGCCGGTGGGCTCTGAGATGATTGCGCGCAAGCTGCGCTCAAGTTTAAGCTCTGCCACGATCCGCAACATCATGGTGGAGCTGGAAGAGCAGGGCTTGCTGGAGCAGCCACATACCTCGGCCGGACGCGTGCCCACGGATTTGGGGTATCGGTTTTACGTGGATTCGGTGATGGACGCGCCCCGCCTCTCCGCGGAGCGGATCCAGCAGATTGAAGTACTGATCCACCCGGCGGCGATGGAAGTTGAGCAGCTGCTGGAGCGGGCGAGTGCCGCGCTCTCCGAGTTGACCCAGCAAGCCGCGTTTGTGGTGGCCCCCACCGTCAAGCGCAGCACCGTCAAGCAAGTGGAGCTAGTCCCTTTGAGCGTGCGCAAGCTGCTGTGCGTGCTCATCGCCAATGACGAGATGATCACCTCGCACGTGATTGAGGTCGAAGAGCCGCTGACGCGCGATGAGGCGACGGCCCTGGTGCGGTTCATCAACACGGAGCTTGTCGGGCTCTCCTGCGTGGAATTGCTCAGCTCGCTTGAGCGCCGCATTCTGGGCGAGAGCGATTCGTTCTATCACCTGGTGAAGCGCTCGTTGGATATTTTGCAGCATGCGCTGTTGACCGAGCCTG encodes:
- the hrcA gene encoding heat-inducible transcription repressor HrcA; amino-acid sequence: MSVTDFDERRKRILELIIEAYVSTASPVGSEMIARKLRSSLSSATIRNIMVELEEQGLLEQPHTSAGRVPTDLGYRFYVDSVMDAPRLSAERIQQIEVLIHPAAMEVEQLLERASAALSELTQQAAFVVAPTVKRSTVKQVELVPLSVRKLLCVLIANDEMITSHVIEVEEPLTRDEATALVRFINTELVGLSCVELLSSLERRILGESDSFYHLVKRSLDILQHALLTEPEERLFLDGATYVVAQPEFARDPHKAHALLKGLDQEQILLQRITEDLAFAGVRVRIGKEVQVPGLEECSYVAAPFAMHNEVVGGVGVLGPKRMDYPRMRSLVEAMSRSITDLLNRWDTL